In Oncorhynchus nerka isolate Pitt River linkage group LG21, Oner_Uvic_2.0, whole genome shotgun sequence, the following are encoded in one genomic region:
- the LOC115104224 gene encoding hemoglobin subunit beta isoform X2 has protein sequence MVEWTDFERATIQSVFSKMNYDDVGPAALSRCLVVYPWTQRYFGNFGNLYNAAAIQGNPMVAAHGKTVLHGLDRAVKNMDDIKATYAELSVLHSEKLRVDPDNFRLLADCLTIVVAARMGAAFTADVQGAFQKFLAVVVSSLGKQYH, from the exons ATGGTTGAGTGGACAGACTTTGAGCGCGCCACAATCCAAAGCGTCTTCTCAAAGATGAACTACGATGACGTAGGCCCCGCGGCTCTTTCCAG GTGTCTGGTCGTGTACCCCTGGACCCAGAGGTATTTTGGTAACTTTGGAAACCTGTACAACGCCGCTGCTATCCAGGGAAACCCAATGGTCGCCGCTCACGGAAAGACCGTCCTGCACGGACTGGACCGGGCTGTCAAGAACATGGATGACATCAAGGCCACCTACGCAGAGCTGAGCGTGCTGCACTCCGAGAAACTGCGCGTGGATCCCGACAACTTCCGG CTGCTGGCTGACTGCCTTACTATTGTCGTTGCTGCGAGAATGGGTGCTGCCTTCACCGCTGACGTCCAGGGTGCTTTCCAGAAGTTCCTGGCGGTGGTGGTGAGCTCCCTGGGCAAACAGTACCACTAG
- the LOC115104227 gene encoding hemoglobin embryonic subunit alpha-like yields MSLTAKDKKMVKAFWAKVASKAEDIGCDALSRMLVVYPQTKTYFSHWKDLSPGSAPVRKHGGTIMGGISLAVASIDDINAGLLSLSELHAFQLRVDPANFKILSHNILVVLAVLFPNDFNPEVHVAMDKFLAAVGRALSEKYR; encoded by the exons ATGAGTCTCACCGCTAAGGACAAGAAAATGGTCAAGGCCTTCTGGGCCAAGGTGGCCAGCAAGGCTGAGGACATCGGCTGTGATGCTCTGTCTAG GATGCTGGTTGTGTACCCCCAGACCAAGACCTACTTCTCCCACTGGAAGGACCTGAGCCCCGGCTCTGCCCCAGTCAGGAAGCACGGTGGGACCATCATGGGAGGCATCAGTTTAGCGGTGGCCAGCATCGACGACATCAACGCAGGTCTCCTCTCCCTCAGCGAGCTGCATGCCTTCCAGCTGCGTGTCGATCCCGCCAACTTCAAG ATCCTGTCCCACAACATCTTGGTGGTGCTGGCTGTCTTGTTCCCCAATGATTTCAACCCCGAGGTTCATGTGGCCATGGACAAGTTCCTGGCCGCGGTGGGCCGGGCTCTGTCTGAGAAGTACCGATAA
- the LOC115104224 gene encoding hemoglobin subunit beta isoform X1 produces the protein MVQWTDFERATIQSVFEKMDYDDVGPAALSRCLVVYPWTQRYFGNFGNLYNAAAIQGNPMVAAHGKTVLHGLDRAVKNMDDIKATYAELSVLHSEKLRVDPDNFRLLADCLTIVVAARMGAAFTADVQGAFQKFLAVVVSSLGKQYH, from the exons ATGGTTCAGTGGACAGACTTTGAGCGCGCCACCATCCAGAGCGTCTTCGAGAAGATGGACTACGATGACGTAGGCCCCGCGGCTCTTTCCAG GTGTCTGGTCGTGTACCCCTGGACCCAGAGGTATTTTGGTAACTTTGGAAACCTGTACAACGCCGCTGCTATCCAGGGAAACCCAATGGTCGCCGCTCACGGAAAGACCGTCCTGCACGGACTGGACCGGGCTGTCAAGAACATGGATGACATCAAGGCCACCTACGCAGAGCTGAGCGTGCTGCACTCCGAGAAACTGCGCGTGGATCCCGACAACTTCCGG CTGCTGGCTGACTGCCTTACTATTGTCGTTGCTGCGAGAATGGGTGCTGCCTTCACCGCTGACGTCCAGGGTGCTTTCCAGAAGTTCCTGGCGGTGGTGGTGAGCTCCCTGGGCAAACAGTACCACTAG